TCTTGTGGGTTCGCTTTGAGGCGGTGATTTCGCTTGCCCGGACCATGCTCCTCCGGTATACTCCATGTCATCCTAGAGGCCGATGGCTGGACGCTGCTGGTGAACCCGGACACCGCCGGAGCTATGGCTGTGAATCAGACCGGCGTTCTGATCTGGAGACTGATAGACGGTCGGCGCACGACCGGGGAGATTGCCGCCGCGATCCGCGACCGCTTCCCGGATGCGCCGGAGACCGTTGCCGAAGACGTTCGTGCACTTCTGACCAAGCTGGCCGAAGAGGGTTTCATCGGTCAGGAAATACCACTTGAGGGGGTACGCTGATGAATGAGAAGACCTATCGAGCGAACGAGGTCGTCTCCTGCGTTGACGAGGGCGAAGACGGTGCAATGCTCTACAACCCGGACAAGGACGAGACGGTCTTGCTGAATCCATCCGGCCGCGGGATCTGGGCGCTGCTGGCCGATCCCCTGACTCTCGAGGAGATCGCCCGCCAACTTGCAGCCGCCTATCCGGAGGTGACTCCGGAACAGGCGCTGAAGGACGCGGAGCAGTTCGTCCAGTCCCTGGTCCCCGGCTTCATCATCCCTTCACCCGATGAGCACTGAACTGCTGCCCATCCCTGACCTGACGGTGCCGCCGCTAGGAGTGCCGCGGGCGCCGCAGGATCTGGACCTTTGCATCACGGGTCGCTGTAACCTCAAATGCCGCTACTGCTTCTACGCCGACGAGATGGCTGCTTCGAGCGACATGCCGGCCGCACGCTGGCACGCCCTTTTCGAGGAACTGGGCAAGCTGGGAGTCAAGCGGGTCTGCCTGACCGGCGGCGAGGTTTTCACTCGCGCCGATGTCTTCGAATTGATTGACGGCGTCATCGCCAACAAGATGCGCTACCAGATACTCACGAACGGCACGCTCATTACCCCGGAGACAGTGAAGGCTTTCGCAGTCGGCAAACGCCGTCTGCGCCTCGACTCCATCCAGGTGTCGATTGACGGGTCGTGCGCTGAGATTCATGACCAGAGCCGCCCGCCCAGGAGCTTCGACCGTGCGCTTGTCGGGTTGCGGCTACTGAAAGCGGCCGACTTCCCGGTGACGGTGCGCGTGACCGTCAACCGGACCAACCTGATTGACCTGCCGAATATCGCTCGGCTGCTACTGGAAGACGTAGGCCTCGAGAGTTTCAGCACCAATGAGGCCGAGCAGATGGGCTCAGCGCGCTGCTATGGCGATAGCATGGTGCTAACCCCGGCCGAACGACGGCGGGCGATGGAGATACTGGCCGACCTGGATAAGAAGTACGAGGGCAGGATTAGCGCCAACGCGGGCCCGCTCGCAATGGCCCAGAGCTACGCGGAGATCGAAGAATCGCTTGCGCGCGGTCAAACGAGCCGGCCGGGGCGGGGCAAGCTCTGTGCCTGTGGCGGCGTCTTCGGGAAGATGGCGGTATTGCACGACGGCACCATGGTGCCGTGCAACATGCTGCCGACACTGACCATGGGCGTTTATGGAATGCACTCGCTGACTGAGGCGTGGCGGTCAAGTCCTGCGATAAACGCGGTGCGCTACCGCCGGGACATTCCGCTTGCCTCCCTGCCGGCGTGCCGGGGCTGTGCCTATATGGGATTCTGCACCGGCGGTTGTCCGGCGTCGGTGATGGCCCGGTCCGGACGGTTGCACGGGTGCGACCTAAACGGCTGCTATCGAATCTTCAAAGGAGAGGAACCCGACAGTGCCTTGTGACATGAGCGACGCGCCCAAGGTATCCACGTCGGTTCCTGACCTGCCTGCCGGCGTGCCCCCGCTGCGGACATTCTACATCTACCTGTCCGACAACTGCAACCTCCGTTGCCGCCACTGCTGGATTGTGCCCCGATTCACCAACGGGAAGCCGGACCCGGGTCGGTGTGTTGACGTTGACGCGCTGCTTGCGGCGGTGCGCGAGGCCAAGACCATTGGTTTGAGCACGGCCAAGCTGACCGGCGGCGAGCCGATGCTCCATCCCCGTTTCATGGAGGTCGTCGCTCGGCTGAAGGCTGAAGGACTTGACCTGATCATGGAAACGAACTGCACCCTCATGACCGCCGAGGCCGCCCGTTACCTCAAGGGCAAGCTCTCCTTCATTTCGATCAGCCTGGATGGGGCCGAC
This DNA window, taken from candidate division WOR-3 bacterium, encodes the following:
- a CDS encoding PqqD family protein; its protein translation is MPGPCSSGILHVILEADGWTLLVNPDTAGAMAVNQTGVLIWRLIDGRRTTGEIAAAIRDRFPDAPETVAEDVRALLTKLAEEGFIGQEIPLEGVR
- a CDS encoding radical SAM protein, translated to MSTELLPIPDLTVPPLGVPRAPQDLDLCITGRCNLKCRYCFYADEMAASSDMPAARWHALFEELGKLGVKRVCLTGGEVFTRADVFELIDGVIANKMRYQILTNGTLITPETVKAFAVGKRRLRLDSIQVSIDGSCAEIHDQSRPPRSFDRALVGLRLLKAADFPVTVRVTVNRTNLIDLPNIARLLLEDVGLESFSTNEAEQMGSARCYGDSMVLTPAERRRAMEILADLDKKYEGRISANAGPLAMAQSYAEIEESLARGQTSRPGRGKLCACGGVFGKMAVLHDGTMVPCNMLPTLTMGVYGMHSLTEAWRSSPAINAVRYRRDIPLASLPACRGCAYMGFCTGGCPASVMARSGRLHGCDLNGCYRIFKGEEPDSAL
- a CDS encoding PqqD family protein, translated to MNEKTYRANEVVSCVDEGEDGAMLYNPDKDETVLLNPSGRGIWALLADPLTLEEIARQLAAAYPEVTPEQALKDAEQFVQSLVPGFIIPSPDEH